The following coding sequences are from one Paenibacillus sp. JDR-2 window:
- a CDS encoding DinB family protein, producing MTYEFNRVWLTKKFEEMQKRVLKALNQLDDGQVNWSPGPNSHSISTLIRHMEGNILERVNKGILCQNRIRDREAELKPAFVTKDELSRSIQERLQFVIDTIPSLSDEQLEQKQLVRGKERSNLDMLHQCAAHYSEHMGQIFYIAKQLLKDEYQSTSI from the coding sequence ATGACCTATGAATTTAATCGAGTGTGGTTAACCAAAAAGTTCGAAGAGATGCAGAAGCGAGTTTTGAAAGCGCTTAATCAGTTGGATGATGGGCAGGTCAATTGGAGTCCGGGACCAAACAGCCACTCTATTTCGACTTTAATCAGGCATATGGAAGGCAATATTTTGGAACGGGTTAATAAAGGGATTCTCTGCCAGAATAGGATAAGAGACAGGGAGGCGGAGTTAAAACCGGCTTTCGTAACAAAGGATGAGCTGTCCAGGAGCATACAGGAACGCCTCCAATTTGTGATAGATACCATTCCCTCCTTATCGGATGAGCAGCTGGAACAGAAGCAACTGGTCCGCGGCAAGGAACGCAGCAATCTGGATATGCTGCACCAATGCGCGGCGCATTACTCGGAGCATATGGGCCAGATATTTTATATCGCCAAGCAATTATTGAAGGATGAATATCAATCGACTTCGATTTAA
- the mtnB gene encoding methylthioribulose 1-phosphate dehydratase, which produces MAFTDIKLEQKQQALAELRSVKELFASRGWFAGTSGNLSVRVGDFNPDEFYFAITASGKDKTVHTPEDYLFVDKNGQACEATNLKPSAETLIHNEIYRLTGAGAIFHVHSVYSAVMSEWFWERKAVPVDGVELIKGLNIWDEEAHIDIPIVSNFAEIPRIVPEVTERIDKRIPGIILRKHGIYAWGANAFEAKRHIEAFEFLFEYVYRWEMLNGRK; this is translated from the coding sequence ATGGCTTTTACCGATATTAAGCTGGAACAAAAGCAGCAGGCGCTCGCCGAGTTGCGCAGCGTTAAAGAACTATTCGCCTCCCGCGGCTGGTTTGCCGGAACAAGCGGCAATCTCTCGGTTCGCGTAGGGGATTTCAACCCTGACGAATTCTACTTCGCCATTACGGCAAGCGGCAAGGACAAAACGGTACATACGCCGGAAGATTACCTGTTCGTCGACAAAAACGGCCAAGCTTGCGAGGCGACTAATCTGAAGCCTTCCGCAGAAACGCTTATTCACAACGAAATCTACCGTTTAACGGGTGCAGGCGCTATTTTCCACGTTCACTCCGTATACAGCGCCGTTATGTCCGAATGGTTCTGGGAGCGCAAAGCTGTGCCTGTGGATGGGGTAGAGCTGATCAAAGGCCTGAACATCTGGGATGAGGAAGCGCATATCGACATTCCGATCGTCTCCAACTTCGCTGAAATTCCTCGCATCGTACCGGAAGTGACGGAGCGGATCGACAAGCGTATTCCGGGCATTATTCTCCGCAAGCACGGCATTTACGCATGGGGGGCGAACGCCTTCGAAGCGAAGCGCCATATCGAAGCGTTTGAGTTCCTGTTCGAATACGTGTACCGCTGGGAAATGCTGAACGGCCGCAAATGA
- a CDS encoding helix-turn-helix transcriptional regulator, with the protein MTYVSLQLPPIPYYIATGQTVYKPGEQHPNRRNLGLFDLLWVTQGTLYIGEEDKQWEVKAGEALLLLPDRYHYSTKPCDSDTSFHWIHFDFQGEWKEHTSDAPSPPLPLRHAWENPYFIQIPQYAAPPEFTLAERHLGQLLAYASEHQRGVYWQEHQLFIELLGLLEERRDRASTDSPAMKLASKTEAYIRQHYQSELTNAALAEALHFHPNYIVRCMKEIYHCSPMDYLHQYRLEQAKLLLVKTEWSIAVIADKTGFRHAPYFSNCFRAYTGTSPLKYRKQFSR; encoded by the coding sequence ATGACTTACGTATCCCTGCAGCTTCCTCCTATTCCTTATTACATCGCAACCGGCCAGACCGTCTACAAGCCTGGCGAACAGCATCCTAACCGCCGCAACCTTGGTTTGTTCGATCTCCTGTGGGTAACGCAAGGCACCTTGTATATCGGGGAAGAAGACAAGCAGTGGGAAGTTAAAGCCGGGGAGGCGCTGCTGCTTCTGCCGGACCGCTATCATTATTCGACCAAGCCTTGCGATAGCGATACGTCGTTTCATTGGATACATTTTGACTTCCAAGGGGAATGGAAGGAGCATACGTCGGATGCTCCTTCCCCTCCTCTGCCTTTGCGTCACGCCTGGGAAAATCCGTATTTCATCCAGATTCCCCAGTATGCGGCACCGCCTGAATTCACCCTTGCCGAACGGCATCTCGGTCAGCTGTTAGCCTATGCAAGCGAGCATCAGAGAGGCGTTTACTGGCAGGAGCACCAGCTCTTTATCGAGCTGCTGGGCTTGCTGGAGGAACGGCGGGACCGCGCCAGCACGGATTCCCCGGCTATGAAGCTCGCAAGCAAGACGGAAGCTTATATCCGGCAGCATTATCAATCGGAGCTGACCAATGCGGCGCTGGCAGAAGCCCTTCATTTTCATCCCAATTACATCGTCAGGTGCATGAAAGAAATCTATCATTGCTCCCCAATGGACTATTTGCACCAATACCGGCTGGAGCAAGCAAAGCTGCTGCTCGTAAAGACCGAATGGTCCATCGCGGTTATCGCCGATAAGACTGGCTTTCGCCATGCTCCTTACTTCTCCAACTGCTTTAGAGCATACACAGGCACATCACCACTGAAGTACAGGAAGCAATTCTCGCGGTGA
- a CDS encoding glycoside hydrolase family 127 protein, whose product MAKQLNGQLGSSRVHIEDAFWNRFTELVRETVIPYQWEALNDRIADAEPSYAIRNFRVAAGLEEHPYGGMVFQDSDVAKWLEAVGYSLANHPDAELERTADEVIDLIAMAQHENGYLNTYFTIKDPGKQWTNLYEAHELYCAGHMMEAAVAYYDATGKRKLLDVMSRFADHIDEVFGTEEGKLRGYDGHQEIELALVKLQQATGEERYLKLAQFFIDERGAEPNFLVEEGKQRDGYSLWAGGKRPIPTVQQLAYNQAHTPVREQEAAVGHSVRAVYMYTAMADLARLTGDKQLLEACERLWNNMTRKQMYITGGIGSTHHGEAFSFDYDLPNDTVYAETCASIGLIFFAQRMLKLEAKSEYADVLERALYNNVVGSMSQDGKHYFYVNPLEVWPQASEKNPGRHHVKAERQKWFGCSCCPPNVARLLSSLNDYIYTVSAANNTIYTHLFIGSVARFELAAGSVSLKQQSQLPWKGYTRFEFDDVPGAAFTFALRIPSWSRGKAVLNINGQAAEYTEENGYALVNRNWQQGDVAEWEPALEAQLTAAHPQIRANAGKVAIERGPLVYCLEETDNGSPLAAVSLVTNGELHFRFDDQLLGGAVVIEAEGQLDEQDSWQENTPYRPYTQQQASKQVRLTAVPYYLWGNREKGEMTVWVRALG is encoded by the coding sequence ATGGCGAAGCAACTTAACGGACAGCTGGGAAGCAGCAGGGTACATATTGAGGATGCTTTTTGGAACCGCTTTACGGAACTGGTGCGAGAGACCGTTATTCCTTATCAATGGGAAGCGTTAAACGACAGGATCGCGGATGCGGAGCCAAGCTATGCCATTCGTAATTTCCGCGTCGCGGCAGGACTCGAGGAGCATCCTTACGGCGGCATGGTGTTCCAGGACAGCGATGTGGCGAAATGGCTGGAGGCAGTTGGTTATTCCTTGGCGAATCATCCCGATGCCGAGCTGGAGCGCACCGCTGATGAAGTAATCGATCTTATCGCGATGGCGCAGCATGAGAACGGCTATTTAAATACGTATTTCACGATAAAAGATCCGGGCAAGCAGTGGACCAATCTGTATGAGGCTCATGAGCTGTATTGTGCGGGCCATATGATGGAAGCGGCGGTTGCCTATTATGACGCTACGGGAAAACGCAAGCTGCTGGACGTCATGAGCCGATTCGCCGATCATATCGATGAGGTCTTTGGCACGGAGGAAGGCAAGTTAAGAGGCTATGACGGCCATCAGGAGATTGAGCTTGCATTGGTGAAACTCCAACAGGCGACTGGGGAAGAGCGTTATTTGAAGCTGGCCCAGTTCTTTATTGACGAACGCGGGGCGGAACCGAATTTCCTGGTGGAAGAAGGGAAGCAGCGGGATGGCTATAGTTTATGGGCCGGAGGCAAACGTCCTATTCCGACCGTGCAGCAATTAGCGTATAACCAAGCGCATACGCCGGTCCGCGAGCAGGAAGCGGCGGTTGGCCACTCGGTCCGCGCCGTGTACATGTATACCGCGATGGCGGATTTGGCCAGATTAACGGGGGATAAGCAGCTTCTCGAAGCATGTGAGCGGTTATGGAACAACATGACCAGAAAACAAATGTATATTACCGGCGGCATCGGTTCTACGCATCATGGCGAGGCATTCTCCTTTGACTATGATCTGCCGAACGATACGGTATACGCGGAGACCTGTGCCTCGATCGGCCTGATTTTCTTTGCTCAGCGTATGCTGAAGCTGGAAGCAAAAAGCGAATATGCCGATGTTCTGGAGCGGGCGTTATATAACAACGTGGTAGGCAGCATGTCGCAGGACGGCAAGCATTACTTCTACGTCAATCCGCTTGAAGTATGGCCTCAAGCCTCCGAGAAAAATCCGGGCCGCCATCATGTGAAGGCCGAGCGTCAGAAATGGTTTGGCTGCTCCTGCTGCCCTCCCAATGTGGCGCGTCTGCTAAGCTCCCTGAACGATTATATTTACACGGTATCTGCCGCGAACAACACTATTTACACCCATCTGTTTATTGGCAGTGTTGCCCGATTCGAACTTGCTGCAGGCTCCGTTTCTTTGAAGCAGCAGTCGCAGCTGCCATGGAAGGGATATACCCGATTCGAGTTTGACGATGTTCCGGGTGCCGCATTTACTTTTGCTCTTCGGATTCCATCCTGGAGCAGAGGGAAGGCCGTACTGAATATTAATGGCCAGGCTGCGGAATATACGGAAGAGAACGGGTACGCACTCGTTAACCGCAATTGGCAGCAGGGAGACGTTGCGGAATGGGAACCGGCACTTGAAGCTCAATTGACGGCTGCCCACCCGCAAATCCGCGCAAATGCCGGCAAGGTAGCCATTGAGCGCGGGCCGCTCGTTTATTGCTTGGAGGAAACGGATAACGGAAGCCCGCTTGCTGCGGTGTCGCTCGTTACAAACGGGGAGCTTCATTTCCGCTTTGATGATCAATTGTTGGGCGGAGCGGTCGTCATAGAAGCCGAGGGGCAGCTGGATGAACAGGATTCCTGGCAGGAGAATACGCCGTATCGTCCGTATACGCAGCAACAAGCTTCGAAGCAAGTTCGGCTGACGGCCGTCCCGTATTATCTATGGGGCAACCGCGAGAAAGGCGAGATGACCGTCTGGGTAAGGGCTTTGGGATAG
- a CDS encoding DnaD domain protein produces MSNEDMWKAYSRGMAAVMSEGGVHVSALLLRSYRQLNLSDTEAMLMLQLMLFGESEGIEFPTMEQLAERSGSTTRTIEQTIGRLMKEGFLTIDERIDPATGIQSEQYNWSGWLLKAAEWAAEEKRETRRAERRTVKRATDPGNIFSVFEQEFGRLLSPMECETISGWLDQDRYADELIRFALKEAVFAGKLNFRYIDRILIEWGRNRVTNVDEARAHSQKFRGPRG; encoded by the coding sequence ATGAGCAATGAGGACATGTGGAAGGCCTATTCGCGGGGGATGGCGGCCGTAATGAGTGAAGGAGGCGTGCATGTATCCGCACTTCTTCTACGGTCTTACCGCCAATTGAATTTATCCGATACGGAAGCGATGCTGATGCTGCAGCTGATGCTGTTCGGAGAGTCGGAAGGGATCGAATTCCCGACGATGGAGCAGTTGGCAGAACGTAGCGGCTCAACGACCAGAACCATTGAGCAGACGATTGGCCGTCTGATGAAAGAAGGCTTCTTGACGATTGACGAGCGCATTGATCCGGCGACGGGAATTCAATCCGAGCAATATAATTGGAGCGGATGGCTGCTCAAGGCTGCCGAATGGGCGGCCGAAGAGAAGCGGGAGACACGGAGAGCGGAGCGCCGTACCGTTAAGCGGGCAACGGATCCGGGCAACATTTTTTCGGTATTCGAGCAGGAGTTTGGACGTCTGTTATCGCCCATGGAATGCGAGACGATATCCGGATGGCTGGATCAGGACCGTTACGCGGATGAACTCATCCGGTTTGCCTTGAAGGAAGCTGTCTTTGCAGGCAAGCTGAATTTCCGTTATATCGACCGGATTCTGATCGAGTGGGGCCGAAACCGGGTTACGAACGTGGATGAAGCAAGAGCTCATTCCCAGAAGTTCCGTGGACCACGCGGATAG
- the pyrE gene encoding orotate phosphoribosyltransferase produces MNKTELAREIMQTSRLTGEFKLRSGKTSNHYFDKYLFESNPAILAAIAEQLAPLVPEGTEVLAGLEMGGIPIATALSLKTGIPVVFVRKRAKEYGTSKLAEGIDITGKKVCIIEDVITTGGQVLLSAADLLNHDAELKEVLCVIENEKAGRANLEEAEFEVRSLYKMEELLAAVEESV; encoded by the coding sequence ATGAACAAAACAGAGCTTGCAAGAGAAATTATGCAAACGTCACGACTGACGGGAGAATTCAAGCTTCGCTCAGGTAAAACCTCGAATCATTACTTCGATAAATACTTGTTCGAATCCAATCCCGCGATTCTAGCTGCGATCGCAGAACAGCTTGCACCCCTTGTTCCTGAAGGAACGGAAGTTTTAGCCGGACTTGAAATGGGCGGTATTCCGATTGCCACCGCGCTTTCCCTCAAAACGGGCATTCCGGTCGTATTTGTCCGCAAGAGAGCGAAGGAATACGGAACAAGCAAATTGGCCGAAGGAATCGATATTACGGGCAAGAAGGTCTGCATTATCGAGGATGTCATTACAACGGGCGGACAGGTGCTCTTAAGCGCGGCAGACCTTTTGAACCACGATGCGGAGCTGAAAGAGGTGCTTTGCGTCATCGAGAATGAAAAGGCTGGCAGAGCCAATCTTGAAGAAGCGGAATTCGAAGTTCGCTCCTTGTACAAGATGGAAGAATTACTGGCCGCAGTTGAAGAGAGCGTGTAA
- a CDS encoding 3-hydroxyacyl-CoA dehydrogenase family protein: MAIKKVGVIGAGTMGQGIAEMLASKGLDVYLIESSEERLTYGMQMIELNLDKQIEKWALTQAEKKLILNRIHTCKNYEDLTSCELVIESITEDLESKKQVIKKLDEICDDKVIIASNTSTLSLTELASVTGHPERVIGLHFIYPVSKIDLVEIVRGLKTSDATFDATKEFVDEVIQKKGIMVFESPGFVTTRLICLFINEALHVLEEGVASAEDIDNAMRIGYSFQNGPFEMADRFGLDSVLAALDRMFREYGELKYRPSIVLKKMVRGGHLGVKSGIGFFKYDKDGDRI; the protein is encoded by the coding sequence ATGGCAATCAAAAAAGTTGGCGTTATCGGCGCCGGTACAATGGGGCAAGGAATTGCGGAAATGCTCGCTTCTAAAGGGCTGGATGTGTATTTAATCGAAAGCTCGGAGGAACGCTTAACATACGGTATGCAGATGATCGAACTCAACCTGGATAAACAGATTGAGAAATGGGCTCTGACGCAGGCTGAGAAAAAATTGATTCTGAATCGTATCCATACATGCAAGAACTATGAGGATCTGACTTCCTGCGAGCTGGTTATTGAATCCATCACCGAGGATTTGGAGAGTAAAAAACAGGTAATCAAGAAGCTGGACGAGATTTGCGACGATAAGGTCATTATTGCAAGCAACACCTCCACGCTTAGCTTGACCGAGCTGGCAAGCGTAACCGGCCACCCGGAGCGTGTCATTGGCCTTCACTTCATTTATCCGGTATCCAAGATCGATCTGGTCGAAATTGTCCGCGGTCTAAAGACCTCCGATGCCACGTTTGACGCTACGAAAGAATTTGTTGATGAGGTTATTCAGAAAAAGGGGATCATGGTGTTCGAATCGCCAGGCTTTGTGACTACCCGTCTGATCTGTCTCTTCATAAACGAAGCTCTGCATGTTCTAGAGGAAGGCGTAGCTTCTGCCGAAGATATCGACAATGCGATGCGTATCGGCTATTCTTTCCAGAACGGACCTTTCGAGATGGCGGACCGCTTTGGTCTGGACTCCGTCCTTGCCGCCCTTGACCGGATGTTCCGCGAATACGGGGAGTTGAAATACCGTCCTTCTATCGTCCTGAAGAAGATGGTGCGCGGAGGACATCTCGGCGTGAAGTCGGGCATCGGATTTTTCAAATATGACAAGGATGGGGACCGTATCTAG
- a CDS encoding AAA family ATPase, whose amino-acid sequence MRKYWVEITAGFVLMVVVFLAFRGINIIPVLLLACLAGGVWFASRGGKGRMTALPGSKRSKQIHAVSISFDQIGGQDRAKQELTEALDFLVKQDEIAKLGIRPMKGILLTGPPGTGKTLLAKAAAHYTDSIYLAASGSEFVEMYVGVGAGRIRDLFKEAREKARKASKKSAVIFIDEIDVIGGKRDGGQHREYDQTLNQLLTEMDGIHSDEAPRILIIAATNRKEMLDSALLRPGRFDRHIGVDLPDKKGRLHILRLHAANKPLDESVDLERIASESFGFSGAQLESVMNEGAIYAMREQNETILEQHLAMAIDKVMMGEKTDREATAEERERVALHELGHAISAELVRPGSVSQVALSPRGQALGYVRHNPQQDRYLYTKEFLESQIMIALGGAAAEEIFYGGRSTGSRGDFDQAMNIVRTMVESGLTELGIIDANMMTPDKWANITRSILDELMRKTKAMLEAKREVFVQSLDVLIKEETLGGDDFRALLSRLSQSA is encoded by the coding sequence ATGCGTAAATATTGGGTTGAGATTACGGCAGGCTTTGTTCTGATGGTTGTTGTTTTCCTTGCTTTTAGGGGAATTAATATTATTCCTGTCCTTTTGCTTGCCTGTTTGGCGGGAGGGGTCTGGTTTGCATCGCGCGGAGGCAAAGGACGTATGACCGCTCTGCCGGGGTCAAAGCGCAGCAAACAGATTCATGCGGTATCCATCAGCTTTGATCAGATCGGCGGCCAAGACAGAGCCAAGCAAGAGCTAACCGAAGCCTTGGACTTCCTGGTTAAACAAGACGAAATTGCGAAGCTTGGTATTCGCCCGATGAAAGGGATCCTGCTTACAGGCCCTCCGGGTACAGGTAAAACGCTGCTTGCGAAGGCAGCCGCCCATTATACGGATTCCATCTACCTGGCAGCATCCGGCAGTGAATTCGTTGAGATGTATGTTGGCGTAGGTGCGGGTCGTATTCGCGATTTGTTCAAAGAAGCTCGTGAGAAAGCAAGAAAAGCAAGCAAGAAAAGCGCCGTTATCTTCATCGACGAGATCGATGTTATCGGCGGCAAACGAGACGGCGGCCAGCATCGGGAATACGATCAGACGCTAAATCAGCTGCTTACGGAAATGGACGGCATTCATTCCGACGAAGCGCCGCGTATCCTTATTATTGCCGCGACGAACCGCAAAGAAATGCTGGACAGCGCGTTACTCCGTCCGGGCCGTTTCGACCGCCATATTGGCGTTGATCTGCCGGATAAGAAAGGCCGTCTTCATATTTTGCGTCTGCATGCGGCAAACAAACCTCTAGATGAATCGGTTGATCTGGAGCGGATCGCATCCGAATCGTTTGGCTTCTCGGGCGCACAGCTGGAGAGCGTCATGAACGAAGGCGCAATCTACGCGATGCGCGAGCAGAACGAGACTATTCTGGAGCAGCACCTTGCGATGGCCATTGATAAGGTTATGATGGGCGAGAAAACGGACCGCGAGGCTACGGCCGAGGAACGCGAACGTGTTGCCCTGCACGAACTTGGTCATGCTATATCTGCAGAGCTTGTTCGGCCGGGCAGCGTGTCGCAGGTCGCCTTGTCGCCGCGCGGTCAAGCGCTTGGTTATGTCCGTCATAACCCTCAGCAGGACCGTTACCTGTACACGAAAGAGTTCTTGGAAAGCCAGATTATGATCGCGCTTGGCGGCGCAGCTGCCGAAGAGATTTTTTACGGCGGACGCAGCACCGGCTCCCGAGGCGACTTCGATCAGGCGATGAACATCGTTCGCACGATGGTGGAATCGGGACTTACCGAACTTGGCATCATTGACGCAAACATGATGACGCCGGATAAATGGGCGAACATTACCCGTTCCATTCTGGATGAGCTGATGAGAAAAACGAAAGCGATGCTGGAAGCAAAACGCGAAGTGTTTGTTCAGTCCCTGGATGTGCTGATCAAGGAAGAAACGCTTGGCGGCGATGATTTCCGCGCTCTTCTGAGCCGGTTGTCCCAAAGCGCATAA
- a CDS encoding acetate/propionate family kinase, which produces MKVLVINAGSSSLKYQLYNMENETVLASGRVERIGMDSSIVTHEPPGKPDVTQVSEILDHITAVKKVIDMLTHPEHGVVASMGEIDAVGHRIVHGGEVFKSSALVTAEAKQEIKKLFDLAPLHNPAHMMGINAVETNMPNVPQVVVFDTAFHQTMPNTSYLYPIPRVLYRRHKVRRYGFHGTSHQYVSQKAAKYLGKPLESLKMISCHIGNGASATAILDGKSFDTSMGMTPLEGLMMGTRSGDLDPAIVPYVMNKEELTLSEVNSMLNKHSGMLAISGISSDMREIVEAMDEGDANAKLAFDMYTYRVRKYIGAYAAAMNGVDVILFTAGVGENSNVLRKAVCEGISFLGVELDEERNNIRSKEVREISTDASRVKVLVVPTNEELLIARDTYAIVKGESK; this is translated from the coding sequence ATGAAAGTACTCGTAATTAATGCAGGAAGCTCTTCGCTGAAATATCAGCTTTATAATATGGAGAATGAGACGGTGCTTGCGAGCGGGCGCGTAGAGAGAATCGGCATGGATTCCTCGATCGTGACCCACGAACCTCCAGGCAAGCCGGACGTGACGCAAGTGAGCGAGATTCTTGACCACATCACGGCGGTTAAAAAGGTTATCGACATGCTGACGCATCCCGAGCATGGCGTTGTTGCTTCAATGGGAGAGATCGATGCGGTTGGGCACCGGATCGTGCACGGCGGCGAAGTGTTTAAGAGCTCGGCGCTTGTAACGGCTGAAGCGAAACAGGAAATCAAAAAGCTGTTTGATCTTGCTCCGCTGCATAATCCGGCACATATGATGGGCATCAATGCGGTAGAAACGAATATGCCTAATGTTCCGCAGGTGGTCGTATTCGATACGGCCTTCCATCAGACAATGCCTAATACTTCCTACCTGTATCCTATTCCGAGAGTGCTCTACCGCCGCCATAAAGTGCGTCGTTACGGCTTCCACGGAACATCGCATCAATATGTCAGCCAGAAGGCTGCCAAGTACCTGGGCAAGCCGCTGGAGTCGCTGAAGATGATCTCCTGCCATATCGGCAACGGTGCAAGCGCTACGGCCATTCTGGACGGCAAGTCGTTTGACACCAGCATGGGGATGACGCCGCTGGAAGGCTTGATGATGGGTACTCGCAGCGGTGACCTGGACCCGGCAATCGTGCCGTATGTTATGAACAAAGAAGAGCTGACGTTAAGCGAAGTGAATTCGATGCTGAATAAGCACAGCGGTATGCTTGCGATCTCCGGCATCAGCAGCGATATGCGCGAAATCGTAGAAGCAATGGACGAAGGCGATGCTAATGCGAAGCTGGCTTTCGATATGTATACGTACCGCGTGCGCAAATATATCGGGGCTTATGCAGCAGCGATGAATGGCGTTGACGTTATTCTGTTCACGGCTGGAGTTGGCGAGAATTCGAACGTTCTGCGCAAAGCGGTATGCGAAGGCATCTCGTTCCTGGGCGTTGAGCTGGATGAAGAACGCAACAACATCCGCAGCAAGGAAGTCCGCGAGATTTCGACGGATGCTTCCCGAGTAAAAGTGCTGGTTGTTCCTACGAATGAGGAACTGCTTATTGCCCGCGATACGTATGCGATTGTGAAAGGCGAGTCGAAATAA
- a CDS encoding TIGR00266 family protein, whose translation MKSNHEIDYYIHGDDMQFVEIELDPAETVIAEAGSLMMMDDDIHMEAIFGDGSAQSSGGLMGKLMSAGKRILTGESLFMTAFTNEGMGKKKASFAAPYPGKIIPIDLHAAGGKMICQKDAFLAAAKGVSVGIEFQRKIGTGFFGGEGFIMQKLEGDGLAFMHAGGTIIRKDLNPGEKLRVDTGCLVAFTPSVHYSIEMVKGVKTFLFGGEGLFFATLEGPGTVYIQSLPFSRLASRVFAAAPRGFGTGGKDEGSAAGSIFNMLKGD comes from the coding sequence TTGAAGAGCAATCACGAAATCGATTATTACATTCATGGCGACGATATGCAATTTGTAGAGATTGAGCTGGATCCTGCCGAGACGGTTATTGCCGAGGCGGGAAGCCTTATGATGATGGATGACGACATACATATGGAAGCGATTTTCGGCGATGGAAGCGCACAGTCCTCCGGCGGTCTTATGGGTAAGCTGATGAGCGCGGGCAAACGGATTTTGACGGGCGAGAGCTTGTTTATGACAGCTTTTACGAATGAAGGCATGGGTAAGAAGAAAGCCAGCTTTGCAGCACCGTATCCGGGCAAAATCATCCCGATTGACCTGCATGCCGCAGGCGGTAAAATGATTTGCCAGAAGGACGCCTTCCTTGCAGCCGCAAAAGGCGTGTCGGTGGGCATCGAGTTCCAGCGCAAGATCGGAACGGGCTTCTTTGGCGGCGAGGGCTTTATTATGCAAAAGCTTGAAGGCGACGGTCTTGCTTTTATGCATGCGGGCGGTACGATTATCCGCAAAGACCTGAACCCGGGAGAGAAGCTTCGTGTCGATACGGGCTGCCTCGTGGCTTTCACGCCAAGCGTGCATTACAGCATTGAAATGGTAAAAGGGGTTAAAACCTTCCTCTTTGGCGGAGAAGGTCTATTTTTCGCAACGCTGGAAGGACCAGGCACCGTTTACATTCAATCGCTGCCGTTCAGCAGGCTGGCGAGCCGCGTATTCGCAGCAGCGCCTCGCGGATTCGGCACGGGAGGCAAGGATGAAGGAAGCGCGGCAGGCTCTATCTTCAATATGCTGAAGGGCGACTAG
- a CDS encoding 2-hydroxy-3-keto-5-methylthiopentenyl-1-phosphate phosphatase, with amino-acid sequence MTTAKKRVIFCDFDGTITVNDNIVAIIKHFNPPGWEDIANAVLSQKISIRDGVGQMFRLLPTSIQKEVVEYGINNVQIRDGFAELLQYCKDEQIEFYVTSGGIDFFVYPVLARFGIPEDHIYCNGSDFNGEQIEITWPHPCDEHCSNDCGMCKTTIMRRFPASVYERIIIGDSVTDFEGAKLADTVFSRHHLTVKCKELGLPHTEFTTFHDIVHELKKERIV; translated from the coding sequence ATGACAACAGCTAAGAAACGCGTCATCTTCTGCGACTTTGACGGAACCATCACCGTCAACGATAACATTGTAGCTATTATCAAGCATTTCAACCCGCCGGGATGGGAAGACATTGCAAATGCGGTTCTATCCCAGAAAATATCGATCCGCGACGGCGTTGGCCAGATGTTCCGCCTCCTTCCGACTTCCATTCAGAAAGAGGTTGTGGAGTATGGCATCAACAACGTGCAAATCCGTGACGGCTTTGCCGAACTGCTCCAATACTGCAAGGACGAGCAGATCGAATTCTACGTGACAAGCGGCGGCATCGACTTCTTTGTGTACCCGGTGCTTGCCCGTTTCGGTATTCCAGAGGATCATATCTACTGCAACGGCAGCGACTTCAACGGCGAGCAGATCGAAATTACATGGCCTCATCCATGCGATGAGCATTGCTCCAATGACTGCGGCATGTGCAAAACAACGATCATGCGCCGTTTCCCGGCAAGCGTGTACGAACGGATTATTATCGGCGACAGCGTAACCGACTTTGAAGGCGCCAAGCTGGCCGATACAGTCTTTTCCCGCCATCATTTGACTGTTAAATGCAAGGAGCTTGGCCTTCCGCATACCGAATTTACTACCTTCCATGACATTGTGCATGAGCTGAAGAAAGAAAGGATCGTATAA